CGCTAACCTGGTTCTCTCCATAACCACTCCTACAAGTTCTTAGTGAACCACCACAATAACAATTAATCAAATGCAAGAAAGAATGGATGCTGTGACTCCCACGATGCCTCTTTTCACCCCATACAAGATGGGCAAGTTTAATCTTTCTCACAGGTACTTGATTACTTAAGTTATCTCCCCTTTCTTTAATGTACAGTATGGTTTCATGTATTATCCatttccttgaatttgcatGGTTTGATGTAGATGACACGCTGTGATCTCAGTTTGCTTTTCTGTTTTCAGCAGCAAAATGCTTTTGTATTCAGAATTCTTCCGTGAAGTCTTGTTGATCATTAAAAATCGATATGTATGACACGAAGAAATTAGTATATgacctttcctttttccttcttgatttttctgtttcattTGATATGTTGGGTAATGAATTTGTTATAAGATCATCCAAAACTTTTTGGCTATTGGGTCAAGCTTTAGGTAATTTACCCTTATCATAGTTGTTTGTTCTTTGATTTCCTGGTTTTCATCACCAACTCATGGCCGGGAAATATAATCATGTAAATTCCCAGGTTTAATAAATAGTTAATGCAGTGGATATACTGCTTTCTttgaatatcattttaattataactACTTCggtgatttcatgtttttttcagaattgtccTGGCACCATTGACTAGACAGAGATCTTACGATAATGTTCCTCAGCCGCATGCCGTCCTATACTACTCCCAGAGAGCCACAAAGGGGGGTCTTCTCATATCTGAAGCCACTGGAGTTTCTGACACAGCACAAGGGTAATTCCATCACCCATGCCTGATGCCATACTCAATCTAACTGGCGACTTTTTGTTGCGATTACTGGAACAGAGCAACgtaaattcaatatttgattttgttacaCTGACACTTCAGTGTGTTCATAATCTTACATACTGGCGACTTTTTGTTGCGATTACTGGAACAGAGCAACgtaaattcaatatttgattttgttacaCTGACACTTCAGTGTGTTCATAATCTtacatttgaatatatataggtACCTACATACTCCAGGCATTTGGACCAGAGAGCAAGTGGAAGCATGGAAACCCATTGTGGATGCTGTCCATGCCAAAGGAGGTATTTTCTTCTGTCAAATTTGGCATGTTGGGAGGGTGTCAAAAAGCGGTGAGTTATTGCCTTTAATCTCATTGAtgcataaattttaattttgttactAGGATGTTAAAGTTCTGTTTCCAGATCTGTAACAATGATTAATGCTGCTTGGTGTTCATGGGCCATACTTTCTTGTCAGTTAACATGATTAGCaaagtcattttcaaaaaatgaaaagattaatatggttactaattaatttttctatattattggCATTTGCAGTTTTCCAGCCAGATGGGCAAGCTCCGGTCTCTTCTACAGACAAGCCATTATCTTCTCAACGTGAAGGCACGGAGTTCACACCTCCGAGGCGTCTAAGGACTGATGAAATCCCTCAAATAGTCAATGATTTCAGAATTGCTGCAAGGAACGCAATAGAAGCTGGTAAACTTTCTATCTCAGATATTCTGGAAACTCTGAATTTTCTTACAGGATTTTAACAAGCTGAACAATACGTGATTGCACAGCATTTTAGAAACTTTAGCTTCATGCCACCCGAAACAAAAATGTAAAGTTTTTGTGTTGGAAATGAAGTTAGAACATCTGCAAATTGGGTTTCATAAATAATATACACCATCACTTAAAGCTTGTTCTGCGCTTTTTATAGGTTTTGATGGAGTTGAGATCCATGGGGCTCACGGATATCTAATTGACCAGTTTATGAAAGATCAAGTAAACAACAGAACAGACCAATATGGTGGATCACTAGAGAACCGCTGCCGATTCCCTTTGGAAATAGTTGAGGCTATAGCGAATGAGATAGGATCAGATAAAGTTGGAATAAGACTATCTCCTCATGTAAACTTTATGGAATCAGAAGACTCAGATCCTGAAGCACTAGGGCTCCACATGGTTAAATCCTTGAATAAATACGGTATTGCTTACTGCCACATGGTTGAGCCAAGAATGAAGATAGGCGCAGGGAATACAAAATTCTCTGAAAGTCTGCTGCCTATGAGGAAGGCTTTCAACAATACATTCATTGTTGCTGGTGGTTATGACAGGGAAGATGGAAACAAAGCTCTTGAAGAGAACCGTGCAGACCTTGTCGCTTATGGTCGCTTGTTCTTGGCAAATCCAGATTTGCCGAGGAGATTTGAACTTCATGCTCCTCTCAACAAGTACAACAGAGAAACATTTTACACACATGATCCTGTTGTTGGTTACACTGATTATCCTTTCCTTGAAGACACTGCGTAGGGTTTTGAGTCACAAACTTGGTTCATGTCTCTAAGTATTCTCTaggtatttttgttgttgtcgtctaattgctttcaattattgtttctatgagtttaaatgttttgtaaACCATTAAGGAGGAGTGCGTAAGGTGCATCCTGTTctaagtttgtttttgtttttgaggtaAGTTTTGTGACTGTGATAtgataaaagtaaatttttaaaaaaatataattagttatgattagttggatttaaatacatgtttcataaaaattataattaaaatttatatgtagcaaaaaacatatataaaatgttaCCAGTtatatttgagagtgtggttgcggttgcttttcaaattgttttttacttggaaatgaattaaaaaaatatattttttatttttaaaaaattattatttttatttttaaaaaattatttttgatatcagcgcatcaaaatgatttgaaaacaccaacaaaatattaatttgaagcaaagaaaaaaattttaattttttttaaaagtgcttttgaaacgcaaaaacaaacatggttttaagaatttttatgaaactcaattaaaaaaacatgtaagaatTGCTGTATAAAAACTacattttaaacttaaatttttagtgGATATTACAGTATAAAACACATCTTATTACATTTGTTTCATCGTAAATACAAAAGCtgatagaaaataaacatagcttaaaataataataaatctataataaaaGCAGTTTGAATACCAGCATTTGGTCAGCAATACACGTTACAGATTGCATTAGATACCATGAAGTAATCCagtttttaattagaatagATATTTgtaacaaagataaaaatttaagttataaagaaaaaaattgtattttttatccaaattttgCTTTTTGATTCGTATCTTTTCAATCAAAACTCTTTCTATATTCAtgtatttgttcttttttttttgacaaaaatgtattttttattagagttatagttttttttaatttttttttatcacatttcattaaaaaaaacaaaaaatagtcttgactcaataatttttatacttgtataaaacaaatagagtaattaatgtaatgaaattatataaaatattaaaaaaataaatatttatttcctttaaatattcatgagtatattttaaaaaaattaatttatattaccataaaaaatctaatagttagataattttttaaatacaattttaataattttatttatagtgaACTTTatgctaaattaaaataaataattacaaaaaaattaaagagtcaTTTAAAACGAGGTTAGGTACTTGGGCTTCGAAGGACAAATTTACACGACTAgcctaatagaaaaaaaaaatataagtggactttaatttctttatttctttttaatagggAAACAATACGtggttgaggtttttttttttttacatagaatgAAAAACACATTATACAATTGGACAAACAATGTGTCAccaactatttatttttatattacgaATCggaaaattaagatttaatttttaaaattttaaaaattcaatttgaaatttattttaacatgaaaacaccaaaaaaaaaactcaatttcaaccataaaaTACCCTTTAatcaatttagaataaaaaatcaaaacaaataaaaaacttttatgagCATCAAtatactttttataatttatttaaaggaGAAAACAACTTTCATCGAATTTTTCTCTCCAAAGTGAATCCATTTACATTAAAGATAAACCTTATTAGTAactagaatttgttttttaactagaaTTTGGGTAGTTGAAAAGTTTCTCTC
This window of the Populus trichocarpa isolate Nisqually-1 chromosome 13, P.trichocarpa_v4.1, whole genome shotgun sequence genome carries:
- the LOC18104316 gene encoding putative 12-oxophytodienoate reductase 11, which gives rise to MQERMDAVTPTMPLFTPYKMGKFNLSHRIVLAPLTRQRSYDNVPQPHAVLYYSQRATKGGLLISEATGVSDTAQGYLHTPGIWTREQVEAWKPIVDAVHAKGGIFFCQIWHVGRVSKSVFQPDGQAPVSSTDKPLSSQREGTEFTPPRRLRTDEIPQIVNDFRIAARNAIEAGFDGVEIHGAHGYLIDQFMKDQVNNRTDQYGGSLENRCRFPLEIVEAIANEIGSDKVGIRLSPHVNFMESEDSDPEALGLHMVKSLNKYGIAYCHMVEPRMKIGAGNTKFSESLLPMRKAFNNTFIVAGGYDREDGNKALEENRADLVAYGRLFLANPDLPRRFELHAPLNKYNRETFYTHDPVVGYTDYPFLEDTA